A single Polyodon spathula isolate WHYD16114869_AA chromosome 6, ASM1765450v1, whole genome shotgun sequence DNA region contains:
- the LOC121317074 gene encoding toll-like receptor 5 yields the protein MWFHHLLVVLGAALVNGESPCTIVKHFANCQFKNLTQIPDLPSDIIEVYLALNYIRVLNENSFPRLEQLEVLDLGMQRTQSLSIGKHAFKNLPNLAVLHLGNNEHLVLHPDAFVGLFNLQQLILLRNNLSASILEEEFLRDLVSLEALDLRYNNIERLQPNVLFQKMTHFNFLDLNLNQIEKICEGDLYSFLGKKLSFLSIASNPLRNMKESEFDWMACGNPLSNVTIKTLDMSLNGFGTDETRNFFLATKGTSMSHIVYGPTILGSSFGFSNSKDPNSQTFIGLAESFVRSLDLSKGFIFALNPFVFEPLKYVEDLILSKNKINQIKNNAFAGLQNLKKLNLSSNLLGEIFEYTFDGLSNVTEIDLANNHIGVIQRNSFRRLSNLFILNLRGNSIIDLYLFAAIPNLQFVLLGDNRIQSTYGLERFSDSSIFIDLSENKLKSLSLFYDVMQFPNLQYLLLRHNKLSHCFQHSEIPKKNNLIHLDLEDNVLQVAWEAKTCLDMFDNLNKLVELKLNQNLLRFLPKDIFKGLISLKRLVLSSNLLAHLPKDVFPRSLKILDLSQNILLSPNPDTFSFIRFLDLGKNQYICDCHLKNFTLWISKTNVTSFSDFNDMYCSFPQHLIGIPLANITFDECDEDDQRLLIKLKFCLFTGCTTTLIVIITSVIIFTHFRGLCFIFYKKMTNKLLAVPKQEAGRDGYKYDAYICFSNKDFKWVEAALLQQLDTQFSENNNFRLCFEARDFIPGEDHISNIRDAIWNSKKTVCIVTREFLRDGWCIEAFNLAQSRYFAELKDVLVMVVVGRLPQFKLMKCSQIRAFVRSRHYLHWPEDIQDIDWFYDRLSNMILHDKKQKKQTDITLHNVTVAT from the coding sequence ATGTGGTTTCATCATCTTCTAGTTGTACTGGGAGCAGCCTTGGTAAATGGAGAATCACCTTGCACTATTGTGAAGCACTTTGCCAACTGTCAGTTCAAGAACCTAACTCAGATTCCAGATTTGCCCTCCGACATCATTGAAGTCTACCTAGCTCTGAATTACATCAGGGTTCTGAATGAAAACTCATTCCCAAGACTGGAGCAATTAGAAGTATTAGACCTTGGAATGCAGAGGACACAGTCGCTAAGTATTGGAAAACATGCTTTTAAGAACCTTCCGAACCTTGCTGTGCTGCATTTGGGAAACAATGAGCATCTTGTTTTACACCCTGATGCATTTGTAGGATTGTTTAATTTACAGCAACTTATTTTACTACGGAATAATCTGTCGGCATCCATTTTAGAAGAAGAGTTCCTGAGAGATTTGGTCTCGCTAGAGGCTCTCGACCTTCGTTACAATAACATAGAGCGGCTGCAGCCTAACGTGCTATTTcagaaaatgacacattttaatttCTTGGACTTGAACCTTAATCAAATAGAAAAAATATGTGAAGGAGATTTGTATAGTTTCCttggaaaaaaattaagttttctCAGTATTGCCTCCAACCCCCTACGGAACATGAAAGAATCTGAGTTTGACTGGATGGCATGTGGAAACCCATTAAGTAATGTTACCATTAAAACTCTGGACATGTCATTGAATGGGTTCGGTACTGACGAAACAAGGAACTTCTTTTTAGCCACAAAGGGGACCAGTATGAGCCACATTGTCTACGGTCCTACTATACTCGGGAGTTCATTTGGGTTCTCAAACAGTAAAGATCCAAACAGTCAGACATTTATTGGCCTTGCAGAAAGTTTTGTCCGGAGTCTAGACTTGTCGAAAGGCTTTATCTTTGCACTTAACCCGTTTGTATTTGAACCACTTAAATATGTTGAAGACCTTatattatcaaaaaacaaaatcaaccagattaaaaacaatgcatttgctGGTcttcaaaacttaaaaaaactgaACCTTTCCAGTAACCTTTTGGGTGAGATTTTTGAATACACCTTTGATGGTCTTAGTAATGTTACTGAAATTGACTTGGCAAACAATCATATCGGTGTTATTCAGAGGAACTCTTTCAGGAGATTGtcaaatttgtttattttgaacctTCGGGGAAACTCCATCATTGACCTCTATTTATTTGCTGCCATTCCTAATCTTCAGTTTGTTCTGTTGGGTGACAACAGAATTCAATCAACATATGGCCTTGAAAGATTTTCAGACAGTTCTATATTTATTGACttatctgaaaataaattaaaatcactTAGTCTATTCTATGATGTGATGCAGTTTCCAAATCTTCAATATCTTTTGCTGAGACATAATAAACTATCTCATTGTTTTCAACATTCAGAAATaccaaagaaaaacaacttaATACACCTAGACTTGGAAGACAACGTGTTGCAGGTTGCATGGGAAGCAAAAACATGTTTAGACATGTTTGATAACCTTAATAAGTTGGTTGAACTTAAGCTTAACCAAAACTTACTTCGGTTTCTCCCGAAAGACATTTTTAAGGGGCTAATTTCTCTGAAGAGGCTGGTTCTCTCCTCCAACTTGCTTGCCCACCTTCCTAAAGATGTATTCCCCAGGAGCCTGAAGATTCTTGATTTATCTCAAAACATCCTTTTGTCACCCAACCCTGATACCTTCAGTTTTATTAGGTTTCTAGACCTCGGAAAGAATCAATATATTTGTGACTGCCATTTAAAAAACTTCACACTGTGGataagtaaaacaaatgtgaCTTCTTTTAGCGATTTCAATGATATGTACTGTTCTTTTCCTCAGCATTTGATAGGGATTCCACTTGCCAACATCACTTTCGATGAATGCGACGAAGATGATCAAAggcttttaataaaattaaagttcTGTCTTTTTACTGGCTGCACGACTACTCTGATAGTAATTATAACATCAGTCATTATTTTTACACATTTCCGTGGTCTGTGCtttatcttttataaaaaaatgaccAACAAGCTGCTTGCTGTCCCTAAGCAAGAGGCTGGTAGGGACGGTTACAAGTATGATGCATACATATGTTTCAGTAACAAAGACTTTAAATGGGTAGAAGCCGCCTTACTTCAACAGCTAGACACGCAGTTTTCTGAGAACAACAATTTTCGTTTGTGCTTTGAGGCAAGGGATTTCATTCCGGGAGAAGACCATATCTCAAATATACGGGATGCTATTTGGAACAGTAAGAAAACCGTCTGCATTGTGACCAGAGAATTTTTGAGAGATGGCTGGTGCATTGAAGCCTTCAACTTGGCCCAAAGTCGATACTTTGCTGAACTGAAAGATGTTCTTGTCATGGTGGTAGTTGGAAGACTTCCCCAGTTCAAGTTAATGAAATGTAGTCAAATCCGAGCTTTTGTTCGAAGCAGACACTATTTACACTGGCCGGAAGACATACAAGACATAGACTGGTTTTATGATAGACTCAGCAATATGATTCTGCatgataaaaagcaaaaaaagcaaactgaCATCACCTTACACAATGTGACAGTTGCAACctga